One Phocaeicola dorei genomic region harbors:
- a CDS encoding NigD-like protein has product MKYSFSSMLGAVLLFSGVFAFSACGNDESYPDSTVTIAMATVEKQPQYDAPYFILDNGEKLWVVQNAVPYRDLKTGERIFGSYTFLEAGESGFVYDIRLNDYAMVPVQDIIGLNPDNMDSIGNMKVQIKNIWFSNEYMNVRFMLNFPNPQRPILNLVVNEMIPLVNDGYAHLELRYNNNGSQGRLVPGLVSFKLGSYSPENSELKGLKVLVRPVGGEEKTYIFFYPLTDKSTPDFNLLDLAELK; this is encoded by the coding sequence ATGAAATATTCTTTTTCATCGATGTTAGGGGCGGTACTTCTTTTTAGCGGAGTATTCGCCTTTTCAGCTTGTGGCAATGACGAAAGTTATCCCGATAGTACAGTAACTATAGCTATGGCTACAGTAGAAAAGCAACCTCAGTATGACGCTCCTTATTTTATATTGGATAATGGAGAGAAATTGTGGGTGGTACAGAATGCTGTACCTTACCGGGATTTGAAGACGGGAGAGCGTATCTTTGGAAGTTATACCTTTCTGGAAGCTGGTGAGAGTGGTTTTGTCTATGATATCCGTTTGAATGACTATGCCATGGTACCTGTTCAAGATATTATCGGACTGAATCCTGATAATATGGATAGTATAGGAAATATGAAAGTGCAGATTAAAAATATATGGTTTTCCAATGAGTATATGAATGTGCGTTTTATGCTGAATTTTCCCAATCCCCAAAGGCCTATTCTCAATCTGGTTGTCAATGAGATGATTCCTTTGGTAAATGACGGGTATGCGCATTTGGAACTCCGCTATAACAATAATGGCAGCCAAGGACGGTTGGTACCTGGTCTGGTTTCTTTCAAATTAGGAAGTTACTCACCGGAAAACAGTGAATTAAAAGGATTAAAGGTGCTGGTACGTCCTGTAGGCGGTGAAGAAAAAACATATATCTTCTTTTACCCGCTTACTGACAAGAGTACGCCTGATTTTAATCTTTTGGATCTGGCGGAATTAAAATAA
- a CDS encoding phosphatidate cytidylyltransferase — protein MKSNFLQRAITGIIFVAVLIGCIVGGAVSFGILFAIISALAINEFCNLVNHVEGIQVNKRICILSGIFLFLCFFYFGIDPSQTGIFIPYLALFIYLMVSELYLKKENPLNNWAYAMLSQMYIALPFALLNVLAFHSDETASISQYNAILPLSIFIFNWVNDTGAYCTGMLFGKHKLFERISPKKSWEGSIGGSVFCIISSFILAHFFPFMSTGVWIGLALTVVIFGTWGDLTESLLKRRLGIKDSGNILPGHGGMLDRFDSAILAIPAAVVYLYVVSLF, from the coding sequence GTGAAAAGCAATTTCTTACAACGTGCCATAACCGGAATTATTTTCGTTGCAGTACTGATAGGCTGCATAGTGGGTGGGGCTGTTTCTTTCGGTATCCTATTTGCCATTATCAGCGCATTGGCTATCAATGAATTCTGTAATTTGGTCAATCATGTAGAAGGAATACAAGTAAATAAACGCATATGTATTCTCAGCGGAATTTTTCTTTTCCTGTGCTTTTTTTATTTTGGAATAGATCCTTCACAAACAGGTATATTTATTCCTTATCTGGCTTTATTCATCTACCTGATGGTCAGCGAACTTTATTTGAAAAAAGAAAATCCTCTGAACAACTGGGCATACGCCATGCTAAGCCAAATGTACATCGCTCTGCCATTTGCTTTGTTGAATGTATTGGCTTTCCACTCGGACGAAACAGCGAGTATTTCACAATACAATGCTATTCTCCCACTATCTATTTTTATTTTTAACTGGGTGAATGATACGGGGGCTTATTGCACGGGGATGCTGTTTGGCAAACACAAACTGTTCGAGCGTATTTCCCCTAAAAAATCGTGGGAAGGTTCTATCGGTGGCAGTGTATTCTGCATCATATCCTCCTTCATACTGGCTCATTTCTTTCCCTTCATGTCCACCGGGGTATGGATTGGACTAGCATTAACAGTAGTAATATTCGGTACATGGGGTGATTTGACGGAATCTTTATTGAAGCGCCGTTTAGGTATCAAAGATTCGGGTAATATTTTGCCGGGACATGGTGGAATGCTCGATCGTTTCGACAGCGCAATCCTCGCTATCCCTGCAGCAGTAGTCTATTTGTATGTAGTTTCTTTATTTTAA
- the ftsH gene encoding ATP-dependent zinc metalloprotease FtsH: MSENTNNRPKINMPRFNLSWLYVIIAMSFAILYFSNQEGGIDKQITYTEFKDMINKGYANKIIAYDDNTVEMYIKPEFVKDVFKNDYKKVGRNPALNVEIGSMESLDKFMEKAQEEGHFTGSISYEKKRDYFGALFWNIAPFLLLIGIWMFAMRRMSGGAGAGGANPFNVGKSKAQVYEKGDKTNRITFKDVAGQAEAKQEVEEIVEFLKQPQKYTELGGKIPKGALLVGPPGTGKTLLAKAVAGEADVPFFSLSGSDFVEMFVGVGASRVRDLFRQAKEKAPCIIFIDEIDAVGRARGKNPSMGGNDERENTLNQLLTEMDGFGSNSGVIILAATNRADILDKALLRAGRFDRQIHVDLPDLNERKEVFGVHLKPLKLDESVDLDLLARQTPGFSGADIANVCNEAALIAARHGKNAVGKQDFLDAVDRIIGGLEKKTKIMTAEEKRTIALHEAGHATLSWFLEHANPLIKVTIVPRGRALGAAWYLPEERQITTKEQMLDEMCATLGGRAAEELFTGHISTGAMNDLERVTKQSYGMIAYAGMSEKLPNLCYYSNDEYSFSKPYSERTAELIDEEVKRMINEQYDRAKAILSEHKDGHNELARLLVEKEVIFAEDVERIFGKRPWTSRSEEIMALEATVKPVEVTEDFEEKKSSDSEEKEKEKKEA, translated from the coding sequence ATGAGTGAAAATACCAATAATAGACCAAAGATAAACATGCCACGCTTCAATTTGAGTTGGCTGTATGTTATCATTGCCATGAGTTTTGCCATCCTCTATTTTTCCAATCAAGAAGGAGGAATTGACAAACAAATAACATATACCGAGTTTAAAGATATGATAAACAAGGGATATGCCAATAAAATAATTGCATACGATGACAATACGGTAGAAATGTACATTAAACCGGAATTTGTTAAAGATGTATTTAAAAATGACTATAAAAAAGTAGGGCGTAACCCAGCATTGAACGTAGAAATAGGTTCCATGGAGTCATTGGATAAATTCATGGAAAAGGCACAGGAAGAAGGTCACTTTACCGGATCTATCAGTTATGAAAAGAAACGCGACTACTTCGGCGCATTATTTTGGAATATCGCTCCGTTTTTACTATTGATCGGTATCTGGATGTTTGCCATGCGTCGCATGAGCGGCGGAGCAGGGGCCGGAGGCGCCAATCCGTTCAACGTAGGCAAAAGCAAAGCTCAGGTATACGAAAAAGGAGACAAGACTAACCGGATTACTTTTAAAGATGTAGCCGGACAAGCGGAAGCTAAACAAGAAGTGGAAGAAATTGTAGAGTTTCTGAAACAACCTCAGAAATACACGGAGTTGGGAGGTAAGATACCTAAAGGCGCTTTACTGGTAGGCCCTCCGGGAACCGGTAAGACTTTGCTGGCAAAAGCTGTTGCCGGTGAAGCAGATGTACCTTTCTTTTCGCTTTCGGGTTCCGACTTTGTGGAAATGTTCGTTGGAGTAGGTGCATCCCGTGTACGTGACTTGTTCCGCCAGGCGAAAGAGAAAGCTCCTTGTATTATATTCATTGATGAAATTGACGCAGTAGGACGTGCCCGTGGCAAAAATCCAAGCATGGGTGGAAATGATGAACGCGAAAATACATTAAACCAATTATTGACAGAAATGGATGGTTTTGGTTCAAATAGCGGTGTGATCATTTTGGCCGCTACCAACCGTGCGGATATATTGGATAAAGCATTATTGCGTGCTGGTCGTTTTGACCGCCAGATTCATGTTGACTTACCCGACTTAAACGAACGTAAAGAAGTATTTGGAGTACATTTGAAGCCCTTAAAGCTGGATGAAAGTGTCGATCTGGATTTGCTCGCCCGTCAAACTCCGGGATTCAGTGGGGCAGATATTGCCAATGTATGTAATGAAGCAGCACTGATCGCCGCCCGCCATGGTAAGAATGCGGTTGGGAAACAAGATTTTCTAGATGCTGTAGACCGTATTATCGGTGGTTTGGAAAAGAAAACCAAAATCATGACTGCCGAAGAAAAGCGTACTATTGCTTTACACGAAGCCGGTCACGCTACGCTGTCTTGGTTTTTGGAACATGCCAATCCTTTGATTAAGGTAACCATTGTTCCCCGTGGACGCGCATTGGGAGCCGCATGGTATTTGCCCGAAGAACGGCAGATCACAACCAAAGAACAAATGCTGGATGAAATGTGTGCCACTTTAGGGGGACGTGCAGCCGAAGAGCTGTTCACCGGACATATTTCAACCGGTGCCATGAATGATTTGGAACGTGTGACAAAACAATCATATGGAATGATTGCTTACGCCGGAATGAGTGAAAAGTTACCCAACTTATGTTATTACAGCAACGATGAATACTCTTTCAGCAAGCCTTACAGCGAACGTACAGCCGAACTGATTGACGAAGAAGTGAAAAGAATGATCAACGAACAATATGATCGGGCAAAGGCAATATTGTCCGAACATAAAGATGGTCACAACGAGCTGGCCCGTCTGTTGGTTGAAAAAGAAGTAATTTTCGCCGAAGACGTGGAACGCATTTTTGGCAAACGTCCCTGGACCTCACGTTCAGAAGAAATTATGGCTTTAGAAGCTACAGTAAAACCAGTAGAAGTAACCGAAGATTTTGAAGAGAAGAAATCTTCAGATTCTGAGGAAAAGGAAAAAGAAAAAAAAGAAGCATAA
- the rsfS gene encoding ribosome silencing factor codes for MNEAETLVKKITEGIQEKKGKNIVIADLTAIDDTICSYFVICQGNSPSQVIAIVDSVKEYVHKEIDDKPTGIDGLRNAEWVAMDYSDVLVHVFLPETRNFYNLEHLWADAKLTQIPDLD; via the coding sequence ATGAACGAAGCAGAGACTTTAGTAAAAAAAATAACAGAAGGCATTCAAGAAAAGAAAGGTAAAAACATTGTAATAGCGGACCTCACCGCCATTGATGATACCATTTGCAGCTATTTCGTAATCTGTCAAGGTAATTCCCCAAGTCAAGTTATAGCTATCGTTGACTCAGTCAAGGAATATGTACATAAAGAAATAGATGACAAGCCTACGGGAATAGACGGACTGAGAAACGCAGAATGGGTTGCAATGGACTACAGCGATGTACTGGTACATGTCTTTTTGCCGGAAACAAGAAATTTTTATAATCTGGAACATTTATGGGCAGATGCCAAACTGACCCAAATTCCTGATCTAGACTAA
- a CDS encoding DUF349 domain-containing protein, with amino-acid sequence MDSNETIRPLTEVPVEQTSETLVSSSATAEENNATYVPKQTKEEVIERLKEINEDACNADKQELDLLKQNFYKLHKAEQEAARKAFIDGGGAPEAFIPQPDDAESRFKDIMSSIKEKRSAMQAEQDKEKEDNLVKKLAIIDRLKELAESPEDANKAYNEFKKLQQEWNDIKQVPAAKVNELWKNYQHYAEKFYDLIKLNNEFREYDFKKNLEIKTHLCEAAEKLADEEDVISAFHQLQKLHQEFRNTGPVAKELREDIWTRFKTASTAVNRRHQQHFEALKEKEQRNLDEKTVICEIVEAMEYDTFTTFQDWENKTQEIIALQAKWKTIGYAPQKMNVKIFERFRAACDEFFKRKAEFFKSIKESMAGNLEKKKALCEKAEALKESTDWKATADILSKLQKEWKTIGPVPKKYSDAVWKRFIAACDYFFEQKNKATSSQRSVEQENMVQKKAIIEKLNTIDAQETPEEDAGNTIRELMKEWNSIGHVPFKEKDKLYKQYHGVIDKLFDKLNLSASQKKLSNFKSSISKEGNLYREREKLVRAYENMKNEIQTYENNLGFLTSSSKKGSSLVTEMNRKVEKLKADLELILKKIEVIDQSMKDE; translated from the coding sequence ATGGACTCGAATGAAACTATCCGCCCTTTAACCGAAGTTCCAGTGGAACAGACATCTGAAACTTTGGTATCATCTTCCGCTACTGCAGAAGAAAATAACGCTACGTATGTACCTAAACAAACGAAAGAAGAGGTCATCGAACGTTTAAAAGAAATCAACGAAGACGCCTGCAATGCAGACAAACAAGAGTTGGATTTATTGAAACAGAACTTCTACAAGCTGCACAAGGCTGAGCAAGAAGCCGCCCGTAAGGCATTTATTGATGGCGGAGGTGCTCCTGAGGCATTTATTCCCCAACCGGACGATGCTGAAAGCCGTTTCAAAGATATCATGAGCTCTATCAAAGAGAAAAGAAGCGCCATGCAAGCAGAACAAGATAAAGAAAAAGAAGATAACCTGGTGAAAAAGCTCGCCATTATCGACCGCTTGAAAGAACTTGCCGAATCTCCCGAAGATGCCAACAAAGCATACAATGAATTCAAGAAACTGCAACAGGAATGGAACGATATAAAACAGGTGCCGGCTGCCAAAGTCAATGAACTCTGGAAAAATTATCAGCACTATGCAGAAAAGTTCTATGACTTGATAAAGTTGAACAACGAATTCCGTGAGTATGATTTTAAAAAGAACCTTGAAATAAAGACTCATCTTTGTGAAGCCGCAGAGAAATTGGCTGATGAAGAAGATGTGATTTCCGCTTTCCATCAATTACAAAAGTTACATCAGGAATTCCGGAATACGGGTCCTGTTGCAAAAGAATTGCGCGAAGATATCTGGACCCGGTTCAAAACCGCCTCTACAGCCGTAAACCGTCGTCACCAGCAACATTTCGAAGCCTTAAAAGAAAAAGAGCAACGTAACTTGGATGAAAAGACCGTAATCTGTGAAATTGTGGAAGCGATGGAATACGATACGTTCACTACCTTCCAAGACTGGGAAAACAAAACTCAGGAAATCATTGCTTTGCAAGCCAAATGGAAAACAATTGGTTACGCACCTCAAAAAATGAACGTGAAGATATTCGAACGTTTCCGTGCCGCTTGTGATGAATTTTTCAAACGCAAAGCCGAGTTCTTCAAGTCCATCAAGGAAAGTATGGCAGGTAATCTGGAAAAGAAGAAAGCATTATGTGAAAAAGCAGAAGCACTAAAAGAAAGCACAGACTGGAAAGCAACTGCTGATATTCTAAGCAAATTACAAAAGGAATGGAAAACAATTGGTCCTGTACCTAAAAAGTATTCGGATGCCGTATGGAAACGATTCATTGCCGCATGTGATTATTTCTTCGAGCAAAAGAACAAGGCGACTTCTTCACAACGCTCAGTTGAACAGGAAAACATGGTTCAGAAAAAGGCGATCATTGAAAAGTTAAATACAATTGACGCACAGGAAACACCGGAAGAAGATGCCGGAAACACCATTCGAGAATTAATGAAAGAATGGAATAGCATCGGTCATGTACCGTTTAAAGAGAAAGATAAATTATACAAGCAATATCATGGTGTCATTGATAAGTTGTTTGACAAGTTGAATCTTTCCGCATCACAGAAAAAATTAAGTAACTTTAAATCAAGCATCAGTAAGGAAGGCAACCTTTATCGTGAACGCGAAAAACTGGTTCGTGCTTACGAAAACATGAAGAATGAAATTCAAACATACGAGAACAATTTGGGCTTCTTGACCAGTTCTTCCAAAAAAGGTAGCAGTTTGGTTACGGAAATGAATCGTAAAGTGGAAAAACTCAAGGCAGACCTAGAATTGATCTTAAAAAAAATAGAGGTGATCGACCAATCAATGAAAGACGAATAA
- the mgtE gene encoding magnesium transporter codes for MNKEELEKVEQLIEQKDSEQLKDLLAGLHPADIAELCNELDAEEARFIYLLLDNETAADVLIEMDEDARKEFLEILPSETIAKRFVDYMDSDDAVDIIREMDEDKQEEVLSHIEDIEQAGDIVDLLKYDEDTAGGLMGTEMVIVNENWSMPECLKEMRIQAEDMDEIYYVYVVDDDQRLRGVFPLKKMITSPSVSKVKHVMRKEPISVHVDTPIDEVVQTIEKYDLVAVPVVDSIGRLVGRITVDDVMDEVREQAERDYQLASGLSQDVETDDNVFRQTTARLPWLLIGMIGGIGNSMILGNFDSTFAAHPEMALYIPLIGGTGGNVGTQSSALIVQGLANSSLDAQNTWKQIVKESVVAVINATIISMLVYIYNFIRFGASATVTYSVSFSLFAVVMFASIFGTLVPMTLEKLKIDPAIATGPFISITNDIIGMMLYMGITVLLS; via the coding sequence ATGAATAAAGAGGAATTAGAAAAAGTAGAGCAGCTGATCGAGCAAAAAGACTCAGAGCAACTTAAGGACTTGCTTGCCGGTCTACATCCTGCCGACATAGCAGAGCTGTGCAATGAACTGGATGCGGAAGAAGCACGGTTCATATACCTGTTACTGGACAATGAGACTGCCGCCGACGTCCTTATCGAAATGGACGAAGACGCCCGTAAGGAATTCCTGGAAATCCTTCCCTCTGAAACAATCGCCAAACGGTTCGTTGACTACATGGATTCGGATGATGCCGTGGACATTATCCGTGAAATGGACGAGGACAAACAAGAAGAAGTCCTCTCACACATTGAAGACATAGAACAAGCCGGAGACATTGTCGATTTGTTGAAATATGACGAAGACACTGCCGGTGGATTGATGGGTACCGAAATGGTAATCGTAAACGAAAACTGGAGTATGCCCGAATGTCTGAAGGAAATGCGCATCCAGGCGGAAGATATGGACGAAATCTATTATGTATATGTAGTAGACGATGACCAGCGGCTGCGCGGTGTGTTCCCGTTGAAGAAAATGATCACCAGCCCTTCCGTATCCAAAGTGAAGCACGTGATGAGGAAAGAACCGATATCCGTCCATGTAGATACCCCTATAGACGAAGTGGTACAAACCATTGAAAAATATGACCTGGTCGCCGTTCCGGTAGTGGACAGTATCGGACGCCTGGTAGGACGGATTACGGTAGACGATGTGATGGACGAAGTACGTGAACAGGCTGAACGCGACTACCAGCTGGCATCAGGTTTGTCACAAGACGTGGAAACAGACGATAATGTATTCCGCCAGACTACAGCCCGTCTGCCCTGGCTGCTCATCGGCATGATAGGCGGAATAGGCAACTCCATGATTCTGGGCAACTTTGACAGTACTTTTGCCGCACATCCCGAAATGGCCCTCTATATCCCCCTTATCGGCGGAACAGGCGGTAACGTAGGAACACAGTCCTCGGCACTTATCGTACAAGGACTGGCAAACAGCTCGCTGGATGCCCAAAACACCTGGAAACAAATAGTAAAGGAATCTGTAGTGGCCGTAATCAATGCTACTATTATTTCTATGCTGGTATATATCTATAATTTCATCCGTTTCGGGGCAAGTGCCACCGTGACTTATTCGGTTTCATTCAGCCTGTTTGCAGTAGTCATGTTCGCTTCCATCTTTGGGACCCTGGTTCCTATGACACTGGAAAAACTAAAAATAGATCCGGCCATCGCTACAGGTCCGTTCATATCCATCACCAATGACATTATAGGTATGATGCTTTATATGGGCATCACCGTATTACTATCCTGA
- the rsmA gene encoding 16S rRNA (adenine(1518)-N(6)/adenine(1519)-N(6))-dimethyltransferase RsmA, whose product MGLVKPKKFLGQHFLKDLSIAKDIADTVDVCPDLPILEVGPGMGVLTQFIMQKNRAVKVVELDYESVTYLRENFPALEDNIIEDDFLKLNLEKLFDGKPFVLTGNYPYNISSQIFFKMLDYKDLIPCCTGMIQKEVAERIAAGPGSKTYGILSILIQAWYKVEYLFTVHEHVFNPPPKVKSAVIRMTRNETTELGCNEKLFKLIVKTTFNQRRKTLRNSISSILDKENPLSADLIFNKRPEQLSVSEFIELTNRVEAALKNKTDIVYSNDIARKGTNKKE is encoded by the coding sequence ATGGGATTAGTAAAGCCAAAAAAATTTCTAGGACAACACTTCTTGAAAGATCTCAGTATTGCAAAAGATATAGCCGATACAGTAGATGTGTGCCCTGACTTGCCAATTTTGGAAGTAGGACCGGGGATGGGGGTACTAACCCAGTTTATTATGCAGAAAAACCGTGCGGTAAAAGTGGTGGAACTGGACTATGAATCTGTAACCTATCTCCGTGAGAACTTTCCTGCCTTGGAAGATAATATCATTGAAGACGACTTTTTGAAACTGAACCTCGAAAAATTATTTGACGGGAAACCTTTTGTTCTGACCGGCAACTACCCTTATAATATATCCAGCCAGATATTCTTTAAAATGCTGGATTACAAAGACCTGATACCCTGTTGTACCGGAATGATCCAAAAAGAAGTGGCCGAACGCATTGCCGCCGGTCCCGGAAGCAAGACATACGGCATTCTCAGTATCCTGATACAAGCCTGGTACAAAGTAGAATACCTGTTCACCGTACACGAACATGTATTCAATCCGCCTCCCAAGGTGAAAAGTGCGGTCATCCGTATGACACGCAATGAAACGACGGAACTGGGATGCAATGAAAAATTGTTCAAGCTCATTGTAAAAACAACATTCAACCAACGGCGTAAAACTTTGAGAAATTCTATTTCTTCCATTTTAGACAAAGAGAATCCATTGAGCGCAGACCTGATTTTCAACAAACGCCCGGAACAGTTGTCTGTATCAGAGTTTATCGAACTGACTAACAGAGTGGAAGCGGCACTGAAAAATAAAACGGATATAGTTTACAGTAACGATATCGCCCGGAAAGGAACAAACAAGAAAGAATAA
- a CDS encoding lysylphosphatidylglycerol synthase transmembrane domain-containing protein, which produces MERTRLKKIINKGLQIAFPLFLGAAILIWMYHGFNFSRVWEVLDGGMNYWWMLVSLVFGVFSHIFRGWRWKLTLAPLGEYPKTSDCVYAIFVSYAANLVVPRVGEISRCGVLAKYDGTSFSKSLGTVVAERLIDTLCVSLITGVTLIMQARVFDTFFKETGTDTTVLAQVFTSGHFYITIICVLAVLVLAFFLIRNVTVFAKVKGILHNVWVGVLSLRHVKRMPLFILYTVGIWTCYFLQFYVSFFCFDFSDDLGVMAGLVMFAVGSIAVVVPTPNGAGPWHFAVITMMMLYGVGKEDAGIFALLVHGIQTFLLILLGIYGLAALPFTNKTKKL; this is translated from the coding sequence TTGGAACGAACTCGATTAAAAAAGATTATAAATAAAGGTTTGCAGATTGCATTTCCGTTATTTTTGGGGGCTGCGATACTGATATGGATGTATCACGGATTCAATTTTTCCCGGGTATGGGAGGTCTTGGATGGAGGAATGAATTATTGGTGGATGTTAGTGTCATTAGTGTTTGGCGTGTTTAGTCATATTTTTCGTGGCTGGCGGTGGAAGCTTACGCTGGCTCCGTTGGGCGAGTATCCCAAAACATCCGATTGTGTGTATGCCATCTTTGTGTCTTATGCCGCCAACTTGGTTGTTCCCCGTGTAGGTGAGATTTCCCGTTGCGGGGTGTTGGCTAAATATGATGGTACATCTTTTTCCAAATCGCTGGGTACGGTGGTTGCGGAACGGTTGATTGATACGCTGTGTGTGTCGTTGATTACAGGGGTAACTCTTATAATGCAGGCAAGAGTGTTCGATACTTTTTTTAAAGAAACCGGCACGGATACCACGGTTTTGGCACAGGTCTTTACTTCGGGGCATTTCTATATTACTATCATCTGTGTGTTGGCTGTATTGGTACTGGCCTTTTTTCTGATCAGGAATGTGACGGTCTTTGCCAAAGTGAAAGGCATTCTCCATAATGTGTGGGTGGGTGTGCTGTCTTTGCGTCATGTAAAGCGGATGCCTCTGTTCATTCTTTATACCGTTGGCATTTGGACTTGCTATTTCCTGCAATTCTATGTTTCCTTCTTTTGTTTCGATTTTTCTGATGATTTAGGTGTGATGGCAGGATTGGTGATGTTTGCCGTAGGTAGCATTGCGGTAGTGGTTCCGACTCCTAATGGGGCGGGTCCGTGGCATTTTGCTGTCATAACGATGATGATGCTCTATGGAGTAGGAAAAGAAGATGCGGGAATTTTTGCCTTATTAGTGCATGGAATACAAACTTTTTTATTAATTTTGTTGGGTATATATGGATTAGCGGCTTTGCCGTTCACAAATAAAACTAAGAAGTTATGA
- a CDS encoding aminoacyl-histidine dipeptidase — protein sequence MSTILSLAPQNVWKHFYSLTQVPRPSGYLKKVQEFLLNFGKSVGVESFQDEAGNIIYRKPATPGMENRKKVILQAHMDMVPQKNNDTVHDFENDPIETYIDGDWVKAKGTTLGADDGMGVAAIMAIMEDKTLKHGPLEALITADEETGMFGAFGLKPGTVDGDILLNLDSEEEGELYIGCAGGEDLTAVLEYKEVETDPADIALKVTLKGLRGGHSGLEINEGRANANKLMARFMNQVITYDEACLVSWQGGNMRNAIPRECEVVITVPADEEADVLDYVKECEELWNEEYHVHETPISFKAERVELPKMMVPDEIKDNLVDAIYACQNGVMRMIPTIPDTVETSSNLAIVSIGGGKAEIKILARSSRDSMKDYLNTALESCFSMAGMEVTRSGGYSGWEPNVDSPILKAMKESYQAQFGKEPAVKVIHAGLECGIIGAVVPGLDMISFGPTLRSPHSPDERCFIPSVGKFYDFVVATLENTPVKE from the coding sequence ATGAGTACAATTCTCTCTCTCGCTCCGCAGAATGTGTGGAAGCATTTCTATTCATTGACTCAGGTTCCCCGTCCTTCGGGCTACTTGAAGAAGGTTCAAGAGTTCTTGCTGAACTTTGGAAAAAGTGTAGGCGTAGAGTCATTCCAGGATGAAGCCGGTAATATCATTTATCGCAAGCCTGCCACTCCGGGGATGGAAAACCGCAAGAAGGTGATTCTTCAGGCACACATGGACATGGTTCCTCAGAAGAATAACGATACAGTGCATGATTTTGAAAATGATCCTATCGAAACTTACATTGACGGAGATTGGGTGAAAGCTAAAGGCACGACTTTGGGAGCTGATGATGGTATGGGTGTTGCCGCTATCATGGCTATCATGGAAGATAAAACGCTGAAACATGGTCCGTTGGAGGCACTGATTACTGCCGACGAGGAAACAGGTATGTTTGGTGCGTTCGGCTTAAAGCCGGGAACGGTAGACGGTGATATTCTGTTGAATCTGGATTCGGAAGAAGAAGGAGAATTGTATATCGGTTGTGCAGGCGGAGAAGACCTGACAGCTGTGTTGGAATATAAAGAAGTGGAAACAGATCCGGCTGACATCGCTTTGAAAGTTACCTTGAAAGGGCTGCGCGGTGGTCATTCCGGATTGGAAATCAATGAAGGACGTGCCAATGCTAACAAGCTGATGGCTCGTTTCATGAATCAGGTGATAACTTACGATGAGGCTTGCCTGGTTTCCTGGCAAGGTGGCAATATGCGTAACGCGATTCCTCGTGAATGTGAAGTCGTTATTACAGTGCCGGCTGATGAAGAAGCGGACGTACTGGACTATGTGAAGGAGTGCGAAGAATTGTGGAATGAAGAGTATCATGTACACGAAACTCCGATCAGCTTCAAGGCAGAACGTGTGGAATTGCCGAAGATGATGGTTCCCGATGAAATCAAAGATAATCTGGTGGATGCCATTTATGCTTGTCAAAATGGGGTAATGCGTATGATTCCTACTATCCCCGATACTGTAGAAACCTCTTCTAATCTGGCTATTGTTTCTATAGGCGGTGGTAAGGCGGAGATTAAGATATTGGCCCGTAGCTCGCGTGACTCGATGAAGGATTATCTGAATACTGCATTGGAAAGCTGTTTCTCTATGGCAGGCATGGAAGTGACCCGTTCAGGTGGTTATTCAGGCTGGGAGCCCAATGTGGATTCTCCTATTCTGAAAGCGATGAAGGAGTCTTATCAGGCACAATTCGGTAAAGAACCTGCTGTGAAAGTGATTCATGCCGGTTTGGAATGCGGTATCATCGGTGCGGTAGTTCCCGGCTTGGATATGATTTCTTTCGGCCCTACCTTGCGTTCTCCTCACTCACCGGATGAACGCTGCTTTATTCCTTCTGTAGGTAAGTTCTATGATTTCGTAGTAGCTACGTTGGAAAATACGCCGGTAAAAGAATAG